From Chryseobacterium camelliae:
TAATTCTAAAATAACATTAGATATTAATCCTCAGATGACTGGAGTTTATCTGTTGAAAATTCAAACAGAAAAAGGAACTATTATCAAGAAAGTGATTAAAAAATAATAATAAAAAAGCCTTTCAAATCAATTGAAAGGCTTTTTTATTATTATGTCTTGTCTTGAAATAAGTTGATACTTAAGCGACTTATCTTAAAAACGGACTCAGAGAGATTACGGAGTATTTATAATACAAAAGGCTACATCTAAGTCTTAATAAGGAAATTCAGGATAAAGGCCATAAAAATCCGAAGTAAAGAGTTTCTCTGGATTACATATTGTTTAATTGTATATCAAACTATCCCGGGACGACTAATAGCAGAAAGATTGAAGAAATGCTAATATCGCAGCATTTCTTCAATCTTTCTGCTGAGTTTTTCAGCGTTGGGCAGCATTTCTTTTTCTAAAATCAGATTGATTGGAACTGCGGGAAGATCGAGTGCTCCCATGGTTTCAACCGGAGCATCCAGGTGCCTGAAGCAATTTTTTGCAATTCTGTGTGCAAAGGCTTCCGCAAATGAATTGTTCAGCTGTTCTTCTGTAAGGACAATGCACTTTCCGTGTTCTTTTACTCTTTCAAATACAAGTGTTTCATCCAGAGGGAGTAAGGTTCTTAAATCAATGACTTCTACACGGCCAGCAAAGTTTTTTGCTGCTTCTTTGGCCCAGTAAACGCCCATCCCGTAAGTAACGACCAATACTGTCCTTCCCTTGTCTGTTTCCTCCTGGTCTGCATTAACCACAACTTTCCCTCTTTCCGAACGGAAGGATGTAATCTTCGGCAGGCTCTATGGTCTTAGCATCTTCTGTTCCCGGGACTTTACTCCAGTAGAGTCCTTTATGCTCCAGCATGATCACCGGGTTAGGGTCATAATATGCAGCTTTTAAAAGGCCTTTGAAATCAGCTGCATTGCTTGGATACGCGATTTTTATTCCCTTGATATTAGCCAGTATGCTTTCCACGCTTCCGCTGTGATAAGGACCGCCACCGCCGTATGCACCGATCGGTACACGGATAATGTTGCTTACCGGGAATTTTCCGTTACTCAGATAATTGGATTTTGAGATTTCTGTAATAAGCTGGTTGATGCCCGGGTAAATATAGTCAGCAAACTGTACTTCAACAATGGGTTTTAGACCAACAGCGCTCATTCCTGCCGTAGAGCCGATGATATAAGCTTCCTGGATAGGGGTGTTAAAAACCCTGCTTTTACCGAATTTTTTTCCTAACGTAACAGTCTCACGGAAAACACCTCCGATCCTTTCTCCCACATCCTGCCCGTACAGCAGTGCTTCAGGGTGTTTCCACATCAGCTCCTGAATGGCATGGATAGCTGCATCAACCATCACAATCTTTTCTCCGCCCTCAGGTTCACGGGTTCCTGTTTCCTCAGTAACCGGAGTAGGGGCAAAAACATGCTGCATGACCGTTTCGGGTTTCGGGTCTTCTGCATTTTTAGCCTTTTCAAAATCTTCCTCTGCCTTTTGTCTGGTCTTCTGAATAATATGGTTTAATTGTTCTTCTTCAATTCCTGCTTCTAAAAGCTGTTTCTTCAGAATTTCTCCCGGATCTTTTGCTCTGTGTTTGGTAAGGTCATCTTCATCACGGTAAAATTCTCTTCTTACTCCTGAAGTGTGGTGCCCGATTAAAACCGTTTTGGCGCAAACCACCAAAGGCTTACGCTCTGTTCTTACAAAATCGAATGCTTTTTTCATGACTTCGAAACTTTCAATAAAGTCGGTGCCATCTACGCGCATTCTGTTGAGGCCTACGAACCCTGCGACAAAATCATAGGCATCACAGGTCCTGGCTTCTTCTTTGGTTACGGAAATTCCCCATTCGTTATCCTGTACAAGGAAGATAATGGGAAGCTGGTGTAAAGCCGCAAACTGTAAGGCTTCACTTACTTCACCTTCTGTCACTGAATTATCACCGAGGCTGCATACAACTACCGGATTATGATCATAGTTCTGCAGTTCAAATTCCTGGATGTATTTGATTCCCTGAGCCACACCGGTGGTTGGGATGGTCTGCATTCCGGTTGCTGAACTCTGGTGTATCATTTTAGGTTTGTCTTCAGCCCTGCTGGAAGGGTGGGAATAATACGATCTTCCTCCTGAAAAAGGGTCATCTGATTTTGCCAGTAACTGAAGCATGAGCTGGTAAGGTTCAAACCCGATCCCTAAAAGAATGCTTTCGTCCCTGTAGTAAGGAGAAACCCAGTCCTCTTTTGTTAATTGGTAGGCGGTAGCCAATTGTATGGCTTCATGACCTCTTGAAGTACTGTGGACATATTTACAGACATTCCTGTTTTCTTCATAGATATCAGCCATTGCTTTGGCAAGCATCATATGGTTGTAAGCCTTAAGCAATATATCCTGAGAAACTTTTTCGTGAAGTGTATTTTCCATAGGAAGCAAATATACATAAAAAAACAAAACACTAACGATCGTTAGTGTTTTGCATCTTTTATATGAATATTTTTTATTCCTTGATCACCTTTTTGGAAATCACATCAGTACCGCTTTTAACTTCAACAATGTAAATTCCCTTGGTATAGGAAGCTAAATTGATGCTTTCTTCAGCGCTGTTGATTTTTCCGCTCTGTAGTTTCTTACCGGACAGGTCATACACATTAAAGGTGGACTGTTTCGGAGCTTTCAATACTTTTACAAAGTCTTTCGTTATTGTTGGTGCTATAACGATTCCGTTGTCTTTTGAAAGATCTGTAGTTCCTAATACCTGTTGAGAGTAGCCCGTGACCATGATAGAGTAATTCTGAGGTGCTGCCGTACCGGAATCATTGACGAGAGTTCCTTTGTTGGTTACTTCAATTCTGTAATTCCTTCCTGCTACAGGAGCGTCAATGACTACCTGCTCTACATTGTCAACTGTGTTGTCTGCTTTGGTAGCAGGGGTTAAAGGGCTGTCCGCGTTCAGTTTCCATGGATAGTAAATCGTATTGTTGGTTGTATCTATGATTCTCAAGTCGATATCATTGATTAACTTCGATGTTCTGTTGTTATAAACATCAGATACAAACTGATAATTCGGAGTATATTTAGGATCCAGCCAGCTAATTGTAACTTTTAGCGGCTCGCTCCCAGATGCTTTAACAGTCTTACTATTTTTTACGCCACTGGTAAGCGTTTCATCAGTGAAAATTACTGTATTATTGGATTTGCCTACTAATAATTCTGCTCCTTTCTTTGCATTGATAAATCCCCATCCGAACCATGGATCTGGCCCTACATTCCCCGCTTCTGATGCTGAATGGATGGTAAGAACTTTTGCTGAAGAAGCACTCAACAATGCATTGTTAAATAATTGTTTGTTTATTTGAGTCCACAAACCGATGATACCGGTCACTACAGGGGCAGAAAAAGATGTTCCGCTACCTCCTGCCCACGCATTGCTGCCTGTAGCTGTTGTTGAAGCATAGTATACATCTGTACCCACAGTTGAAATATCCGGTTTAATCCCGCCATCATCTCTAGGGCCCGCGCTACTGTAACTTGAATGCACAACATCTGAAGCACTAGTATATCGGTAGTTATTTGTCGCTATAATATCTGTCGCTCCAACAACAATGATATTTTTGGCGAGTGAACCTGTCCCTATACAGTCATATCCAAGAGAACAGTTATTAGGAGGTACTGTATCATTCGCAGTAAATGCAACTGCTCCGTTTGATGAATTATAATATTTAGGCGTTGTAGTGTCAGGCCCAGGACCCATATCAAAGTAATTTCCGGCTGATTTTACGATAATATAGGACGGATTATTATAAACTAGAGCATCGTAATTGTAATCGTTGGTATTGTAGGTACCCTGATAATCATAAAATGTATTACCACTTTTTGAACCGTTATATACGTAAGAAGTAATATTACCACTATTGTCATAATTTACAGTCCATCCTGAATTAACACCATATGAGTGGTTTGAAATATTAGGTTGCGCAATAACTATTTTTTGGAATACATTGCTCGTCGAGGTATTGCCAGGTAATGTAGTAGTGCTAAACATATAGCTGTCCATAGTAGAATTGATAGCTACACCTTTTGCATTTCCTACAAGTACATTATTACTATACAGCGGGGTATCTTTACCACCAACGAAGCTTCCCACACCTGTTGAATGATCGGAATAGCTCTGGGTGTTGGCTTCTTTATTGGTAATTCTTCCTGTGGCATTATTGAATGCCGTATGTGCTGCATATATTCTTCCGCCATCAAAAATAGTGTATTTAATTCCTTCTCCATTAAAAGCACCGGTTAATCCGGAAATATTTCCTGAAGTATTCAATAGGTCAGAATTAGAGTTCTGAAGCTGTCTTGTATCTTCTTCCTGTAGGAAATAAGGAACACCGAAGTTAAAGCCTGCTAAACGTGACCTGAGTGAATCAATCTCTTTTTGCGTAGAAGCGCTTCTGTCTCTGCTGTAGGCTTTTGCTATATAAGCATCAAATTTTTTATTATTTTCTTTTTTTTGCTGTTCAAATACCTGCGTAAGGTTTTCGCTGTTTTTTTGCGCATTAATCAGGGTAATTGATAATATGCTGACCAAAAGTACGTGTTTTTTCATAATAAGCTCATAAATTTTAATAAAAGGTACCACAGCAAATATATATAATATTCGTTAAATTATTTAAATAGAATTGAGTAAAAATGTGAAAATTGAGAAAATTATTCAATTAAACGTATCTTTAGTCCTTCTGTTTTGACTTAATTTTAAGTTGGCAATATGACTCAGGTCGTTTCAAAACAGAAAAAAATAAAGTAACTTTACAGGCTGTTTTAATGAAAAACCAGAAAATTACATGTATTTAGTTTTTGACACAGAAACCACTGGTTTACCAAAGAATTTCAATGCTCCTCTTTCGGATTCAGAAAACTGGCCAAGAATGGTGCAGATCGCCTGGCAGCTGCACGATGACGACGGGAAGCTTATAGAAAACCAGGATTATATTATCAAGACGGAAGGTTATGATATTCCGTTTAACGCGGCAAGAATCCACGGTATCACCACCAAGATTGCCAACGATGAAGGTAGAGATCTGCAGGAAGTTCTTGAGGAATTTTCAAAGGTCCTTGATAAGGTAAGAATTGTCTCCGGACACAATGTAGAGTTTGATTACAATATCGTTGGGGCAGAGTTTTTCAGGAAAAACATGAAGGATAACCTTCAGGAGAAGCCAAAG
This genomic window contains:
- a CDS encoding S8 family peptidase; protein product: MKKHVLLVSILSITLINAQKNSENLTQVFEQQKKENNKKFDAYIAKAYSRDRSASTQKEIDSLRSRLAGFNFGVPYFLQEEDTRQLQNSNSDLLNTSGNISGLTGAFNGEGIKYTIFDGGRIYAAHTAFNNATGRITNKEANTQSYSDHSTGVGSFVGGKDTPLYSNNVLVGNAKGVAINSTMDSYMFSTTTLPGNTSTSNVFQKIVIAQPNISNHSYGVNSGWTVNYDNSGNITSYVYNGSKSGNTFYDYQGTYNTNDYNYDALVYNNPSYIIVKSAGNYFDMGPGPDTTTPKYYNSSNGAVAFTANDTVPPNNCSLGYDCIGTGSLAKNIIVVGATDIIATNNYRYTSASDVVHSSYSSAGPRDDGGIKPDISTVGTDVYYASTTATGSNAWAGGSGTSFSAPVVTGIIGLWTQINKQLFNNALLSASSAKVLTIHSASEAGNVGPDPWFGWGFINAKKGAELLVGKSNNTVIFTDETLTSGVKNSKTVKASGSEPLKVTISWLDPKYTPNYQFVSDVYNNRTSKLINDIDLRIIDTTNNTIYYPWKLNADSPLTPATKADNTVDNVEQVVIDAPVAGRNYRIEVTNKGTLVNDSGTAAPQNYSIMVTGYSQQVLGTTDLSKDNGIVIAPTITKDFVKVLKAPKQSTFNVYDLSGKKLQSGKINSAEESINLASYTKGIYIVEVKSGTDVISKKVIKE